Proteins co-encoded in one Colletes latitarsis isolate SP2378_abdomen chromosome 2, iyColLati1, whole genome shotgun sequence genomic window:
- the LOC143351490 gene encoding uncharacterized protein LOC143351490, whose amino-acid sequence MVEHECKTSGMLELPDTTDENAKPAEEEGTTNEIQFQRFFKLSEKRISLGINISILIILTIFGVLLSLPLRMLLNTNYYCRNQTVSGNDTTKATENATTTEMIAIPIDYRKLKLCPRFQYRDYIQSIFRNYYDRNCTYARLNVTDDSIKDQKEDTNGTIGDTGETSMITKDDIGENLTESTEESGKDRRTKSVPVAGHILVTMLLISAIAALIEVLRIRFARDKDSSKAGNASSRKASTVELPVRSRFFPRQPMNSQRSFEMQGIHRPALRLLGARPPPLIRRSSFPTQPSKQNIVSVAGTPNNRMSRRQSAESDEEIGVLINALHHRTRLIRRH is encoded by the exons ATGGTTGAACACGAATGTAAAACGTCGGGGATGCTCGAGCTACCCGATACGACCGATGAAAATGCAAAGCCCGCCGAGGAAGAAGGTACCACGAACGAAATTCAGTTTCAACGTTTCTTCAAGTTGTCCGAGAAACGCATCTCGCTAGGCATCAACATCAGCATCCTAATTATACTAACGATATTCGGTGTGCTGCTATCCTTGCCCCTGCGAATGTTGCTCAACACGAATTACTATTGTCGAAATCAAACGGTTAGTGGAAACGACACGACGAAAGCAACGGAGAACGCGACGACCACCGAGATGATAGCGATCCCGATAGACTATCGGAAACTGAAGCTCTGCCCGAGATTCCAGTACAGGGACTATATCCAATCCATTTTCCGCAACTATTACGATAGGAACTGTACTTACGCGCGACTCAACGTCACCGACGATTCGATTAAAGATCAGAAAGAGGATACGAACGGAACGATTGGCGACACAGGCGAAACGTCGATGATTACGAAGGACGATATCGGAGAAAACTTGACAGAAAGCACGGAAGAAAGTGGCAAAGATCGTCGAACGAAGTCCGTTCCAGTGGCAGGGCATATTCTCGTGACGATGCTTCTCATTTCAGCGATAGCTGCTCTTATTGAAGTGTTGCGAATACGTTTCGCTAGAGATAAG GACTCGTCTAAGGCAGGTAATGCCAGTTCAAGAAAAGCTTCCACGGTCGAACTTCCCGTTCGGAGCCGCTTTTTTCCGAGGCAACCGATGAACAGTCAGAGGTCCTTTGAAATGCAAGGCATACACCGACCCGCTTTACGCCTATTAG GTGCGAGACCACCGCCGCTTATACGCCGCTCGTCATTCCCAACGCAACCGTCTAAGCAAAACATTGTTTCGGTGGCCGGCACTCCGAATAATCGGATGTCACGACGCCAATCAGCCGAGTCCGATGAAGAAATCGGAGTTCTCATTAATGCCCTCCATCACCGCACACGCCTGATTCGACGACACTAA
- the Pan2 gene encoding PAN2-PAN3 deadenylation complex catalytic subunit PAN2 isoform X1 produces the protein MDYPVLGHYDLTVEATVESGGDEQELLWEESSYVLSNEEYVPAAEQFGEDFAGAEFHETRTLLVDGGDRFGVSTATFDTVEELMWMGNQGGHVTSYYGPGLQKYTSFQVHATQEVRHIHPLDEGILILTQSLLRCQLRRGIPIFTHMSPNMMDMQCMLQISPTRLLMGGHQEKIIDFNLTRGKETGLVNVGESGCAILRQHNRLICAGNPAGRIDLRDPNTLSIEHTFDTHSGSLSDFDVQGNYLVTCGFSNSRQGLSVDRFLMAYDLRQMRALSPVTTLVYPLLLKFLPSYSSRLAVVSPLGQMQLLDTIYANVQPPMTCLYQVATGGAMILSFEVSSTSQCLCFGDSAGSIHLMSTNTPEPQFNTFSRPTEFADPVESVQSVSFDDDITPLSTIPIVYTGHPLLSDWPEEYLKKVYRKTPLIDPEILRTMKMQGTIGYAPNPQAFRRNQIPYNLEKRRGVVAKLFAGDSRSKTDDGTFVAIPKRYRKIEVKYSRLGYDEFDFDQYNRTSFCGLEATLPNSYCNAMLQLLYYCEPVRIALLSHSCQREFCLSCELGFLFHMLDTSRGLPCQAANFLRAFRTVPEAAALGLILSDLHPEAKRKTNLIRLIQSWNRFILHQIHYEILETRKRQQEEEEAARLKSGPKCPPFVYNEQDFPSILQDIGSRYRSHDEERKKRRKQDEDGKYMWITSKDKNNKKSIEENEVRDEETEISRLFGSEQMHIHRCLKCGQEATKHSIMLLCNLVYPELLHPSEEVPFTSVLARSLRPEKITPAWCDNCQKFTPTLQSRQLTKLPQILALNCGLDTQQDKAFWQAQMDIVVQKVLSGKESSPSSSPVPITVKPCRYGNNCTRVGCRFRHIGRDSENVSTSPVTPPMTTTSVATPPSHLYYSHSWIPHNIEISLNSNGELFVEKINSSKSISTESSKPSEEIIVENGQGDSKVQDSESPGRDTEGKQPENHVTGPDNGDGENANATGEGPNKISKMQYSLSAVVCYIDDKSNEDRRNIVALLRVGPHYHERSTGSAVSQWYILNDFCISAVTPHEAVWFNLDWKVPCVLHYTAVPAPEPAPFVSPLTYDVFGEDKCIARSGGTRGITFTPLTSDEMPKKGELVGIDAEFVTLNQEESELRSDGKMSTIKPSHMSVARITCIRGQGPLEGTPFIDDYISTQEQVVDYLTKFSGIQPGDLDANFSSKHLTTLKSTYQKLRFLVDNGIIFVGHGLKNDFRVINLVVPPEQIVDTVLLFHLPHHRMVSLRFLTWHFLGKKIQSETHDSTEDARAALELYRKYKELEGSGKLAESLKELYHVGSQLQWKVPDS, from the exons atggactatCCGGTTTTGGGCCACTACGACCTGACCGTAGAGGCCACGGTTGAGAGCGGTGGTGACGAACAAGAACTCCTCT GGGAAGAATCAAGTTATGTCTTATCCAATGAGGAATATGTACCTGCAGCTGAGCAATTTGGAGAAGATTTTGCCGGGGCTGAGTTTCATGAAACTCGCACTTTACTTGTTGATGGGGGGGATAGATTTGGAGTTTCCACTGCCACTTTCGATACCGTCGAAGAACTTATGTGGATGGGGAATCAAGGG GGTCACGTAACATCTTATTATGGACCTGGGTTACAAAAATATACTTCCTTTCAAGTGCATGCTACGCAAGAAGTACGACATATTCATCCATTGGATGAGGGTATTTTAATCCTAACACAAAGTTTATTAAGATGTCAATTACGGAGGGGCATACCAATATTTACACATAT gtCACCAAATATGATGGATATGCAATGCATGCTCCAAATTTCACCAACAAGGTTACTTATGGGAGGGCATCAGGAAAAAATAATTGATTTTAATCTGACCAGAGGAAAAGAGACTGGATTA GTAAATGTAGGAGAAAGTGGTTGTGCAATTTTAAGACAGCATAATAGACTTATATGTGCTGGTAATCCTGCAGGGAGAATTGATCTCAGAGATCCAAATACATTATCGATAGAACATACTTTTGATACCCATAGTGGTTCTCTCAGTGATTTTGATGTTCAAGGAAATTACCTTGTTACCTGTGGTTTTAGTAACAG TCGTCAAGGTCTTTCGGTCGATCGATTCTTAATGGCATACGACTTAAGGCAAATGAGAGCACTAAGTCCTGTCACAACTCTAGTATACCCCCTTTTATTGAAGTTCCTACCTAGTTATTCAAGCCGTTTAGCGGTCGTGTCACCACTGGGCCAAATGCAACTTCTTGATACTATCTATGCTAATGTACAACCACCTATGACATGCTTGTATCAG GTTGCTACTGGTGGTGCTATGATATTATCATTTGAAGTATCCTCTACATCTCAATGCCTTTGCTTTGGAGATTCAGCAGGTTCTATACATCTTATGTCTACGAATACACCGGAACCTCAGTTTAATACATTCTCTCG GCCAACAGAATTCGCTGACCCTGTTGAATCAGTTCAATCTgtatcatttgatgatgatattACACCTCTAAGTACAATACCTATTGTTTATACAGGACATCCATTATTAAGTGATTGGCcagaagaatatttaaaaaaagtctATAG GAAAACACCATTGATTGATCCCGAGATTCTGCGCACAATGAAAATGCAAGGAACAATAGGCTATGCACCAAATCCTCAGGCGTTTCGCAGAAATCAA ATACCTTACAATTTGGAAAAACGACGTGGTGTAGTCGCAAAGCTTTTCGCGGGGGACTCACGGTCTAAAACAGATGACGGTACCTTTGTGGCCATACCAAAACGTTATCGTAAAATCGAGGTGAAATATTCACGTCTCGGTTACGATGAGTtcgattttgatcaatataatCGTACTAGCTTCTGCGGCTTGGAAGCCACACTTCCCAACAGTTATTGTAATGCTATGTTGCAG TTACTTTACTATTGCGAACCTGTAAGGATAGCATTGCTCTCTCACTCGTGCCAAAGAGAATTCTGCCTTTCTTGTGAACTAGGATTCTTGTTTCACATGTTGGACACATCGCGGGGATTGCCTTGCCAGGCTGCTAATTTCCTTCGAGCTTTTAGAACGGTACCGGAAGCGGCAGCCTTGGGACTCATACTGAGCGATCTACATCCGGAAGCTAAAAGAAAAACCAATTTGATTAGACTGATACAA AGTTGGAACAGATTTATTCTGCATCAGATTCATTACGAAATATTGGAAACGAGAAAACGACAGCAAGAGGAAGAAGAAGCAGCACGCCTTAAGTCAGGTCCTAAATGTCCGCCATTCGTTTATAATGAACAAGACTTTCCTAGTATTTTGCAGGACATTGGTTCTAGATATAGAAGTCACGACGAAGAGAGGAAAAAGAGGAGGAAGCAAGATGAGGATGGTAAATATATGTGGATCACATCGAAAG ATAAGAACAACAAAAAGTCTATTGAAGAAAATGAGGTGCGAGACGAAGAGACAGAGATCAGTCGTCTGTTTGGGTCCGAACAAATGCATATACATCGCTGTCTCAAATGTGGGCAAGAAGCTACAAAACATTCCATCATGTTGCTGTGTAACTTAGTTTATCCAGAGTTATTGCACCCTT CTGAGGAGGTTCCGTTTACAAGTGTTCTTGCCCGCAGTTTAAGACCCGAGAAAATTACACCTGCATGGTGTGACAATTGTCAAAAATTTACACCCACTCTCCAATCTCGACAATTGACTAAATTACCTCAAATATTGGCTCTGAACTGTGGTTTAGATACACAGCAG GACAAAGCATTCTGGCAAGCCCAGATGGACATAGTCGTTCAAAAAGTACTAAGTGGGAAAGAAAGTAGTCCATCTTCGAGCCCCGTTCCAATCACCGTAAAACCTTGTCGATACGGTAACAATTGCACTCGAGTTGGTTGTAGATTCAGACACATCGGTAGAGATTCAG aaaatgtgTCAACGTCGCCTGTTACACCTCCTATGACGACTACGTCTGTTGCAACACCGCCTAGTCATTTGTACTATTCGCATTCGTGGATTCCACACAATATTGAAATTTCCCTGAACAGTAATGGTGAATTGTTCGTGGAAAAAATTAATAGTTCAAAGAGTATTTCTACCGAAAGTAGTAAGCCTAGCGAAGAGATCATAGTAGAAAATGGCCAGGGCGATAGCAAGGTACAAGATTCGGAAAGTCCTGGAAGAGATACTGAAGGAAAACAGCCAGAGAATCACGTCACCGGACCAGATAATGGGGATGGAGAAAACGCGAATGCAACCGGCGAAGGTCCAAATAAAATAAGCAAAATGCAATATAGCCTTAGTGCTGTTGTTTGTTACATCGATGACAAAAGCAACGAAGATAGAAGGAACATTGTTGCGTTGCTACGGGTCGGACCACATTATCATGAAAGATCGACTGGCAGCGCGGTTTCGCAGTGGTATATTTTGAACGACTTTTG CATATCAGCGGTAACACCACACGAGGCAGTTTGGTTCAATCTCGATTGGAAAGTTCCGTGTGTTCTTCACTATACGGCTGTGCCAGCACCCGAACCAGCACCTTTTGTTAGTCCCCTTACGTACGACGTTTTCGGAGAAGACAAATGCATTGCTCGGAGTGGAGGAACTAGAGGGATCACGTTTACCCCCCTAACATCCGACGAAATGCCGAAAAAAG GGGAATTGGTAGGAATCGATGCAGAATTCGTTACTTTGAATCAAGAAGAGTCTGAGCTTCGAAGCGATGGGAAAATGTCCACTATAAAACCGAGTCATATGTCTGTTGCACGCATCACTTGCATACGCGG GCAAGGTCCTTTGGAAGGTACTCCTTTCATAGACGATTACATAAGCACTCAAGAGCAAGTGGTTGATTACCTAACAAAGTTCAGTGGAATTCAACCTGGTGATCTGGATGCTAATTTTAGCAGTAAACATTTGACTACGCTTAAGTCAACGTATCAAAAGCTACGGTTCTTGGTTGACAATGGAATAATATTCGTGGGTCATGGCTTAAAGAATGATTTTAG GGTAATAAATTTAGTTGTGCCACCGGAACAGATTGTAGATACAGTATTGCTCTTTCATTTACCTCATCATCGCATGGTATCGTTACGTTTTTTAACGTGGCACTTTTTGGGTAAAAAGATTCAATCCGAGACACACGATTCGACGGAGGATGCTCGCGCTGCGCTCGAATTGTATCGCAAATACAAGGAATTAGAAGGTTCTGGGAAGTTGGCCGAGTCTTTGAAAGAGCTTTACCATGTTGGCAGTCAATTACAGTGGAAA GTTCCGGACAGCTGA
- the Pan2 gene encoding PAN2-PAN3 deadenylation complex catalytic subunit PAN2 isoform X2, producing the protein MDYPVLGHYDLTVEATVESGGDEQELLWEESSYVLSNEEYVPAAEQFGEDFAGAEFHETRTLLVDGGDRFGVSTATFDTVEELMWMGNQGGHVTSYYGPGLQKYTSFQVHATQEVRHIHPLDEGILILTQSLLRCQLRRGIPIFTHMSPNMMDMQCMLQISPTRLLMGGHQEKIIDFNLTRGKETGLVNVGESGCAILRQHNRLICAGNPAGRIDLRDPNTLSIEHTFDTHSGSLSDFDVQGNYLVTCGFSNSRQGLSVDRFLMAYDLRQMRALSPVTTLVYPLLLKFLPSYSSRLAVVSPLGQMQLLDTIYANVQPPMTCLYQVATGGAMILSFEVSSTSQCLCFGDSAGSIHLMSTNTPEPQFNTFSRPTEFADPVESVQSVSFDDDITPLSTIPIVYTGHPLLSDWPEEYLKKVYRKTPLIDPEILRTMKMQGTIGYAPNPQAFRRNQIPYNLEKRRGVVAKLFAGDSRSKTDDGTFVAIPKRYRKIEVKYSRLGYDEFDFDQYNRTSFCGLEATLPNSYCNAMLQLLYYCEPVRIALLSHSCQREFCLSCELGFLFHMLDTSRGLPCQAANFLRAFRTVPEAAALGLILSDLHPEAKRKTNLIRLIQSWNRFILHQIHYEILETRKRQQEEEEAARLKSGPKCPPFVYNEQDFPSILQDIGSRYRSHDEERKKRRKQDEDDKNNKKSIEENEVRDEETEISRLFGSEQMHIHRCLKCGQEATKHSIMLLCNLVYPELLHPSEEVPFTSVLARSLRPEKITPAWCDNCQKFTPTLQSRQLTKLPQILALNCGLDTQQDKAFWQAQMDIVVQKVLSGKESSPSSSPVPITVKPCRYGNNCTRVGCRFRHIGRDSENVSTSPVTPPMTTTSVATPPSHLYYSHSWIPHNIEISLNSNGELFVEKINSSKSISTESSKPSEEIIVENGQGDSKVQDSESPGRDTEGKQPENHVTGPDNGDGENANATGEGPNKISKMQYSLSAVVCYIDDKSNEDRRNIVALLRVGPHYHERSTGSAVSQWYILNDFCISAVTPHEAVWFNLDWKVPCVLHYTAVPAPEPAPFVSPLTYDVFGEDKCIARSGGTRGITFTPLTSDEMPKKGELVGIDAEFVTLNQEESELRSDGKMSTIKPSHMSVARITCIRGQGPLEGTPFIDDYISTQEQVVDYLTKFSGIQPGDLDANFSSKHLTTLKSTYQKLRFLVDNGIIFVGHGLKNDFRVINLVVPPEQIVDTVLLFHLPHHRMVSLRFLTWHFLGKKIQSETHDSTEDARAALELYRKYKELEGSGKLAESLKELYHVGSQLQWKVPDS; encoded by the exons atggactatCCGGTTTTGGGCCACTACGACCTGACCGTAGAGGCCACGGTTGAGAGCGGTGGTGACGAACAAGAACTCCTCT GGGAAGAATCAAGTTATGTCTTATCCAATGAGGAATATGTACCTGCAGCTGAGCAATTTGGAGAAGATTTTGCCGGGGCTGAGTTTCATGAAACTCGCACTTTACTTGTTGATGGGGGGGATAGATTTGGAGTTTCCACTGCCACTTTCGATACCGTCGAAGAACTTATGTGGATGGGGAATCAAGGG GGTCACGTAACATCTTATTATGGACCTGGGTTACAAAAATATACTTCCTTTCAAGTGCATGCTACGCAAGAAGTACGACATATTCATCCATTGGATGAGGGTATTTTAATCCTAACACAAAGTTTATTAAGATGTCAATTACGGAGGGGCATACCAATATTTACACATAT gtCACCAAATATGATGGATATGCAATGCATGCTCCAAATTTCACCAACAAGGTTACTTATGGGAGGGCATCAGGAAAAAATAATTGATTTTAATCTGACCAGAGGAAAAGAGACTGGATTA GTAAATGTAGGAGAAAGTGGTTGTGCAATTTTAAGACAGCATAATAGACTTATATGTGCTGGTAATCCTGCAGGGAGAATTGATCTCAGAGATCCAAATACATTATCGATAGAACATACTTTTGATACCCATAGTGGTTCTCTCAGTGATTTTGATGTTCAAGGAAATTACCTTGTTACCTGTGGTTTTAGTAACAG TCGTCAAGGTCTTTCGGTCGATCGATTCTTAATGGCATACGACTTAAGGCAAATGAGAGCACTAAGTCCTGTCACAACTCTAGTATACCCCCTTTTATTGAAGTTCCTACCTAGTTATTCAAGCCGTTTAGCGGTCGTGTCACCACTGGGCCAAATGCAACTTCTTGATACTATCTATGCTAATGTACAACCACCTATGACATGCTTGTATCAG GTTGCTACTGGTGGTGCTATGATATTATCATTTGAAGTATCCTCTACATCTCAATGCCTTTGCTTTGGAGATTCAGCAGGTTCTATACATCTTATGTCTACGAATACACCGGAACCTCAGTTTAATACATTCTCTCG GCCAACAGAATTCGCTGACCCTGTTGAATCAGTTCAATCTgtatcatttgatgatgatattACACCTCTAAGTACAATACCTATTGTTTATACAGGACATCCATTATTAAGTGATTGGCcagaagaatatttaaaaaaagtctATAG GAAAACACCATTGATTGATCCCGAGATTCTGCGCACAATGAAAATGCAAGGAACAATAGGCTATGCACCAAATCCTCAGGCGTTTCGCAGAAATCAA ATACCTTACAATTTGGAAAAACGACGTGGTGTAGTCGCAAAGCTTTTCGCGGGGGACTCACGGTCTAAAACAGATGACGGTACCTTTGTGGCCATACCAAAACGTTATCGTAAAATCGAGGTGAAATATTCACGTCTCGGTTACGATGAGTtcgattttgatcaatataatCGTACTAGCTTCTGCGGCTTGGAAGCCACACTTCCCAACAGTTATTGTAATGCTATGTTGCAG TTACTTTACTATTGCGAACCTGTAAGGATAGCATTGCTCTCTCACTCGTGCCAAAGAGAATTCTGCCTTTCTTGTGAACTAGGATTCTTGTTTCACATGTTGGACACATCGCGGGGATTGCCTTGCCAGGCTGCTAATTTCCTTCGAGCTTTTAGAACGGTACCGGAAGCGGCAGCCTTGGGACTCATACTGAGCGATCTACATCCGGAAGCTAAAAGAAAAACCAATTTGATTAGACTGATACAA AGTTGGAACAGATTTATTCTGCATCAGATTCATTACGAAATATTGGAAACGAGAAAACGACAGCAAGAGGAAGAAGAAGCAGCACGCCTTAAGTCAGGTCCTAAATGTCCGCCATTCGTTTATAATGAACAAGACTTTCCTAGTATTTTGCAGGACATTGGTTCTAGATATAGAAGTCACGACGAAGAGAGGAAAAAGAGGAGGAAGCAAGATGAGGATG ATAAGAACAACAAAAAGTCTATTGAAGAAAATGAGGTGCGAGACGAAGAGACAGAGATCAGTCGTCTGTTTGGGTCCGAACAAATGCATATACATCGCTGTCTCAAATGTGGGCAAGAAGCTACAAAACATTCCATCATGTTGCTGTGTAACTTAGTTTATCCAGAGTTATTGCACCCTT CTGAGGAGGTTCCGTTTACAAGTGTTCTTGCCCGCAGTTTAAGACCCGAGAAAATTACACCTGCATGGTGTGACAATTGTCAAAAATTTACACCCACTCTCCAATCTCGACAATTGACTAAATTACCTCAAATATTGGCTCTGAACTGTGGTTTAGATACACAGCAG GACAAAGCATTCTGGCAAGCCCAGATGGACATAGTCGTTCAAAAAGTACTAAGTGGGAAAGAAAGTAGTCCATCTTCGAGCCCCGTTCCAATCACCGTAAAACCTTGTCGATACGGTAACAATTGCACTCGAGTTGGTTGTAGATTCAGACACATCGGTAGAGATTCAG aaaatgtgTCAACGTCGCCTGTTACACCTCCTATGACGACTACGTCTGTTGCAACACCGCCTAGTCATTTGTACTATTCGCATTCGTGGATTCCACACAATATTGAAATTTCCCTGAACAGTAATGGTGAATTGTTCGTGGAAAAAATTAATAGTTCAAAGAGTATTTCTACCGAAAGTAGTAAGCCTAGCGAAGAGATCATAGTAGAAAATGGCCAGGGCGATAGCAAGGTACAAGATTCGGAAAGTCCTGGAAGAGATACTGAAGGAAAACAGCCAGAGAATCACGTCACCGGACCAGATAATGGGGATGGAGAAAACGCGAATGCAACCGGCGAAGGTCCAAATAAAATAAGCAAAATGCAATATAGCCTTAGTGCTGTTGTTTGTTACATCGATGACAAAAGCAACGAAGATAGAAGGAACATTGTTGCGTTGCTACGGGTCGGACCACATTATCATGAAAGATCGACTGGCAGCGCGGTTTCGCAGTGGTATATTTTGAACGACTTTTG CATATCAGCGGTAACACCACACGAGGCAGTTTGGTTCAATCTCGATTGGAAAGTTCCGTGTGTTCTTCACTATACGGCTGTGCCAGCACCCGAACCAGCACCTTTTGTTAGTCCCCTTACGTACGACGTTTTCGGAGAAGACAAATGCATTGCTCGGAGTGGAGGAACTAGAGGGATCACGTTTACCCCCCTAACATCCGACGAAATGCCGAAAAAAG GGGAATTGGTAGGAATCGATGCAGAATTCGTTACTTTGAATCAAGAAGAGTCTGAGCTTCGAAGCGATGGGAAAATGTCCACTATAAAACCGAGTCATATGTCTGTTGCACGCATCACTTGCATACGCGG GCAAGGTCCTTTGGAAGGTACTCCTTTCATAGACGATTACATAAGCACTCAAGAGCAAGTGGTTGATTACCTAACAAAGTTCAGTGGAATTCAACCTGGTGATCTGGATGCTAATTTTAGCAGTAAACATTTGACTACGCTTAAGTCAACGTATCAAAAGCTACGGTTCTTGGTTGACAATGGAATAATATTCGTGGGTCATGGCTTAAAGAATGATTTTAG GGTAATAAATTTAGTTGTGCCACCGGAACAGATTGTAGATACAGTATTGCTCTTTCATTTACCTCATCATCGCATGGTATCGTTACGTTTTTTAACGTGGCACTTTTTGGGTAAAAAGATTCAATCCGAGACACACGATTCGACGGAGGATGCTCGCGCTGCGCTCGAATTGTATCGCAAATACAAGGAATTAGAAGGTTCTGGGAAGTTGGCCGAGTCTTTGAAAGAGCTTTACCATGTTGGCAGTCAATTACAGTGGAAA GTTCCGGACAGCTGA